The Streptomyces sp. NBC_01317 genomic interval GGACATCCGTACATCAAGCGCGTCGCAGATCGCGGAGAGCAGCTCGGAGGATGCCTCCTTCTGCCCCCGCTCCACCTCGGAAAGATAGCCGAGCGAGACTCGGGCGGACGAGGAGACTTCGCGCAGAGTACGGCCCTGGCGCTGGCGCTGCCGACGCAGCACGTCACCAAGCAGGCGACGGAGCAGAATCATCGGTGGCTCCCTCCTCGGACCGCGTAGCCGCATCCTTCTCGCCCCACCGTACCGCCTCGCGCCGCGGCCGTGCGGGGAGCGATGCGGTGTTCACTCAGGGCTGCAAACATCAATTCCCCCCGTTCTGTTCCGTATCCTGTGTCCGCCCGTTCCCGGAAAGTTCGCTGCGGAGCAGTCCCAGCACGCTGACCACACTCTCTTTACGAATGTCCGCCCGGTCACCGTTCAACCGCAGAGCGACAACTTTCCCGGGACCGATCGGTCCTACGACCGCCACGTAGACGGTCCCCACGGGCTGCCCGTCCTGCGGTTCGGGACCCGCCACCCCGGTGGTCGCGGCGCCCCAGTCGGCGCCCAGGACCCGTCGTACCCCCGCCGCCATCTGCCGTGCGACCTCGGGATCCACCGCACCGCGTTCCGCCAGGAGGGGTGCGGCGACGCCCAGGACGTCCCGCTTGAGATCCGTCGCGTAGGCCGTCACGGACCCGCGGAAGCTCCGGGAGGCGCCGGGGACCGAGGTCAGCTCCGCGGCCACCAGGCCGCCGGTCAGGGACTCCGCGACGGCCAGCGTCGCGGACCGGTCCTCCAGCAGCGCCAGCACCCGCGCCGCGCCGCCGTTCACCGCGTGGACTCCGCAGCGGCACTCTCCCCGGCCTCGTCCGCCTCACCGGACCCATCGGTCCCGCCATGACGGTGGGCCTGTGCCGCCCGCTGCGCCACGATCCCCCGCCGCCGGATGAGCACCGCGTCGCGTACGTAGTCCAGCCCGGTGAGCACCGTCAGCACGACCGCCAGCGCCATCACCCAGAACCGCAGCGTCGCCAGCGGCCCCGTCAGCGCCAGGACGTACATCCCCACCGCCACGCCCTGCGCCAGGGTCTTCGCCTTGCCGCCCCGGCTGGCCGGGATGACGGCGAGTCTGATCACCCAGAACCGCATCAGCGTGATGCCGGTCTCACGGAAGAGGATGACGCTCGTCACCCACCAGGGCAGATCGCCCAGCACCGAGAGACTGATCAGCCCCGCCGCCATGATCGCCTTGTCGGCGATGGGGTCGGCGATCTTCCCGAAGTCGGTGACCAGGTTGTACGTACGGGCAAGATGCCCGTCGAAGACATCGGTGATCATCGCGACGGCGAACGCCGCCCACGCCCAGGCACGCCAGGCCGGGTCGAATCCGCCGTCCTGGAACAGCAGCACAACGAAGGCGGGCACGAGCACCAGCCGCACCATGGTGAGTATGTTGGCGATGTTCCACAGGCTGGCCTGATTGACCGCAGCAGCCCCCAGCTTGCCTTTGGGCGCCGGTACCCGCTTCGCGCCGGTACCGCCCGCAGCGGACGCCGGGACTCCGGTCATCTGGCCGCCTCCTCACCCGGGGTCCGTGGGTCGTCCCCCGGAAAGTCGCAGTACTCGACGACCAGGTCCACGCCCTGGGTGCCGA includes:
- a CDS encoding helix-turn-helix domain-containing protein: MILLRRLLGDVLRRQRQRQGRTLREVSSSARVSLGYLSEVERGQKEASSELLSAICDALDVRMSELMREVSDELSLAELAASAAANEPVPAPVRPMLNSVSVTSVAKVPTERVTIKAPTEAVDVVAA
- a CDS encoding CinA family protein, with the translated sequence MNGGAARVLALLEDRSATLAVAESLTGGLVAAELTSVPGASRSFRGSVTAYATDLKRDVLGVAAPLLAERGAVDPEVARQMAAGVRRVLGADWGAATTGVAGPEPQDGQPVGTVYVAVVGPIGPGKVVALRLNGDRADIRKESVVSVLGLLRSELSGNGRTQDTEQNGGN
- the pgsA gene encoding CDP-diacylglycerol--glycerol-3-phosphate 3-phosphatidyltransferase; the protein is MTGVPASAAGGTGAKRVPAPKGKLGAAAVNQASLWNIANILTMVRLVLVPAFVVLLFQDGGFDPAWRAWAWAAFAVAMITDVFDGHLARTYNLVTDFGKIADPIADKAIMAAGLISLSVLGDLPWWVTSVILFRETGITLMRFWVIRLAVIPASRGGKAKTLAQGVAVGMYVLALTGPLATLRFWVMALAVVLTVLTGLDYVRDAVLIRRRGIVAQRAAQAHRHGGTDGSGEADEAGESAAAESTR